From the Gemmatimonadaceae bacterium genome, the window TACACGCACCCGCGCCCCCCGATCCCGTGGATCGAAGGGCGCGTGGAGTTCATCCAATGGCGAGCGCGACGGCAGAACAAGACGCGACACACGGCGATGGAGCGGAGGGGAATCGAACCCCTGACCTCATGCTTGCAAAGCACGCGCTCTCCCAACTGAGCTACCGCCCCGGTGCACGGGGCAATATATCCGACCGACCGCAGCCGAGGAAACCGCAATGATCCCCGCTGGCCAAAGCCTCACGCTCCGCTGCCAATTCTGCCAGACCTGGAACCGCGTCGACGGAACGCGCGCCGCCGAGCGCCCCAAGTGCGGGAAATGCGCACGCTTCATCCTGCTCGATCGCCCGTTCACGCTGTTCGAGGACACCTTCGAGCGGACGATTCGCGAGTCCGAACTCCCGGTGTTGGTCGACTTCTACGCCGATTGGTGCGGCCCCTGCAAGATGATGGCGCCGGCGGTAGACGAACTGGCGGCGCGACACGCGGGGAATGCGCTCGTCGCCAAGCTCAACACCGATCACGCGCCCAACACGTCGGGGGCGTTCAATATCCGCGGGATCCCGACCAGCATCGTCTTCAAGGGCGGTCAGGAAGTGGCGCGCCAGAGTGGGGCGCTCCCGCTGTCCGGGCTCGAACAGCTCCTCCAACAAGCGCGAGGCAACGCCGCCTAACGCG encodes:
- the trxA gene encoding thioredoxin, which gives rise to MIPAGQSLTLRCQFCQTWNRVDGTRAAERPKCGKCARFILLDRPFTLFEDTFERTIRESELPVLVDFYADWCGPCKMMAPAVDELAARHAGNALVAKLNTDHAPNTSGAFNIRGIPTSIVFKGGQEVARQSGALPLSGLEQLLQQARGNAA